The following coding sequences lie in one Pseudomonas sp. B33.4 genomic window:
- a CDS encoding transporter substrate-binding domain-containing protein: MKKALLTLSALALCMAAGSALAKEYKELRFGVDPSYAPFESKAADGSLVGFDIDLGNAICAELKVKCKWVESDFDGMIPGLKANKFDGVISSMTVTPAREKVIDFSSELFSGPTAYVFKKGSGITADVASLKGKTVGYEQGTIQEAYAKAVLDKAGVKTQAYQNQDQVYSDLTSGRLDAGIQDMLQAELGFLKSPQGADYDVSKPVDSELLPAKTAVGIKKGNTELKALLDKGIKALHDDGKYAEIQKKHFGDLNLYSGK, encoded by the coding sequence ATGAAAAAAGCATTGCTGACCCTTTCTGCACTGGCGTTGTGCATGGCCGCTGGCTCCGCGCTGGCCAAGGAATACAAAGAGCTGCGCTTTGGCGTTGACCCTTCGTACGCACCGTTTGAGTCGAAAGCGGCCGACGGCAGCCTGGTGGGCTTCGACATCGATCTGGGCAACGCGATCTGCGCCGAACTGAAGGTCAAGTGCAAGTGGGTCGAAAGTGACTTCGACGGCATGATCCCGGGCCTCAAGGCCAACAAATTCGATGGTGTGATCTCGTCGATGACCGTGACCCCGGCCCGCGAAAAAGTCATCGACTTCTCCAGCGAACTGTTCTCCGGCCCGACCGCTTATGTGTTCAAGAAAGGTTCCGGTATCACCGCCGACGTCGCGTCCCTCAAGGGCAAAACCGTCGGCTACGAGCAGGGCACCATTCAGGAAGCCTACGCCAAAGCCGTGCTGGACAAGGCTGGCGTGAAAACCCAGGCCTATCAGAACCAGGATCAGGTGTATTCCGACCTGACCTCCGGCCGTCTCGACGCCGGTATCCAGGACATGCTGCAAGCCGAACTGGGCTTTTTGAAGTCGCCACAGGGCGCCGACTATGACGTCAGCAAGCCAGTCGACAGCGAATTGCTGCCAGCCAAAACCGCTGTCGGTATTAAGAAAGGTAACACTGAGCTGAAAGCGCTTTTAGATAAAGGTATCAAAGCGTTACACGATGACGGCAAATACGCCGAGATTCAAAAGAAACACTTTGGCGATCTGAATCTGTACAGCGGCAAATAA
- a CDS encoding ABC transporter permease, which produces MIELLQEYWRAFLYTDGQNITGLAMTLWLLSASIFIGFLVSIPLSIARVSPHFYIRWPVQFYTYLFRGTPLYIQLLICYTGIYSLAAVRAQPLLDSFFRDAMNCTILAFALNTCAYTTEIFAGAIRSMNHGEVEAAKAYGLTGWKLYAYVIMPSALRRSLPYYSNEVILMLHSTTVAFTATIPDILKVARDANSATFLTFQSFGIAALIYLTITFALVGLFRLAERRWLAFLGPTH; this is translated from the coding sequence ATGATCGAACTCCTGCAGGAATACTGGCGCGCCTTCCTTTATACCGACGGCCAGAACATCACCGGGCTGGCGATGACGCTGTGGCTGCTCAGCGCCTCGATCTTCATCGGTTTTCTGGTGTCGATTCCGTTGTCGATTGCGCGAGTTTCGCCGCACTTCTACATTCGCTGGCCGGTGCAGTTTTACACCTACCTGTTCCGTGGCACGCCGCTGTATATCCAGTTGCTGATTTGCTACACCGGCATTTACAGCCTCGCCGCCGTGCGCGCGCAGCCGTTGCTCGACAGTTTCTTTCGCGATGCGATGAACTGCACGATCCTCGCCTTTGCCCTGAACACCTGCGCTTACACCACGGAGATTTTTGCCGGGGCGATTCGCAGCATGAACCACGGCGAAGTCGAAGCGGCCAAGGCCTACGGTCTGACCGGTTGGAAGCTGTATGCCTACGTGATCATGCCGTCGGCGCTGCGCCGTTCGTTGCCGTATTACAGCAATGAAGTGATCCTGATGCTGCACTCGACCACCGTGGCCTTCACCGCGACCATTCCCGATATCCTGAAAGTCGCCCGGGACGCCAACTCGGCGACCTTCCTGACCTTTCAGTCGTTCGGCATCGCCGCGCTGATCTACCTGACCATTACCTTTGCGCTGGTCGGCCTGTTCCGCCTTGCCGAACGCCGATGGCTGGCCTTCCTCGGCCCGACTCACTAG
- a CDS encoding ABC transporter ATP-binding protein has product MYKLTVEGLHKSYGDHQVLKGVSLKAKTGDVISLIGASGSGKSTFLRCINFLEQPNDGAMSLDGQAIRMVTDRHGMHVADADELQRLRTRLAMVFQHFNLWSHMTVLENITMAPRRVLGCSKQEADDRARRYLDKVGLPARVADQYPAFLSGGQQQRVAIARALAMEPEVMLFDEPTSALDPELVGEVLKVIQGLAEEGRTMIMVTHEMSFARKVSSQVLFLHQGLVEEEGAPEDVLGNPKSERLKQFLSGNLK; this is encoded by the coding sequence ATGTACAAACTGACCGTTGAAGGCCTGCATAAAAGCTATGGCGACCATCAAGTGCTCAAAGGCGTGTCGCTCAAGGCCAAGACCGGCGACGTGATCAGCCTGATCGGCGCCAGTGGCTCGGGCAAAAGCACCTTTTTGCGCTGCATCAACTTTCTCGAACAACCCAACGACGGCGCCATGAGCCTTGATGGCCAGGCGATCCGCATGGTCACCGACCGCCACGGCATGCACGTCGCCGACGCCGATGAACTGCAACGTTTGCGCACGCGGCTGGCGATGGTGTTCCAACATTTCAATCTGTGGAGCCACATGACCGTGCTGGAAAACATCACCATGGCCCCGCGCCGGGTGCTGGGTTGCAGCAAACAGGAAGCCGACGACCGCGCCCGGCGCTATCTGGACAAGGTCGGCTTGCCGGCGCGGGTGGCGGATCAATACCCGGCGTTTCTTTCGGGCGGGCAGCAACAGCGCGTGGCGATTGCCCGGGCATTGGCGATGGAGCCGGAGGTGATGCTGTTCGATGAGCCGACCTCGGCGCTCGATCCAGAATTGGTGGGGGAAGTGTTGAAGGTGATTCAAGGGCTGGCCGAGGAAGGCCGGACCATGATCATGGTGACTCACGAAATGAGTTTCGCCCGCAAAGTCTCCAGCCAGGTGTTGTTCCTGCATCAAGGTCTGGTGGAAGAAGAAGGCGCCCCCGAGGATGTGCTCGGCAACCCGAAAAGCGAACGCCTGAAGCAATTCCTCAGCGGTAACCTCAAGTAG
- a CDS encoding ABC transporter permease produces MFENLLQNLGLAAFSLKGFGPLLLEGTWMTIKLSALSLLVAVLLGLLGASAKLSKVKLVRLPAQLYTTLIRGVPDLVLMLLIFYSLQTWLTSLTDYMEWEYIEINPFSAGVLTLGFIYGAYFTETFRGAILAVPRGQVEAATAYGLKRGQRFRYVVFPQMMRFALPGIGNNWMVMLKATALVSIIGLADLVKAAQDAGKSTYQLFYFLVLAALIYLLITSASNFILRWLERRYAAGAREAVR; encoded by the coding sequence ATGTTTGAAAACCTCTTACAAAATCTGGGGCTCGCAGCCTTCAGCCTCAAGGGCTTTGGCCCGTTGCTGTTGGAAGGCACCTGGATGACCATCAAATTATCGGCGTTGTCGCTGCTGGTGGCCGTTTTGCTCGGCCTGCTCGGCGCCAGTGCCAAGCTGTCAAAAGTCAAACTGGTACGCCTGCCTGCCCAGCTCTACACCACGCTGATTCGCGGCGTGCCGGATCTGGTGCTGATGCTGCTGATTTTCTACAGCCTGCAAACCTGGCTAACGTCCCTGACTGACTACATGGAATGGGAATACATCGAGATCAACCCATTCAGCGCCGGGGTGCTGACCCTGGGCTTCATCTATGGCGCGTATTTCACCGAAACTTTCCGTGGCGCGATTCTCGCCGTGCCGCGCGGTCAGGTTGAAGCCGCCACCGCGTATGGCCTCAAACGCGGCCAGCGCTTTCGCTACGTGGTGTTCCCGCAAATGATGCGCTTCGCCCTGCCGGGCATTGGTAACAACTGGATGGTGATGCTCAAGGCCACCGCACTGGTGTCGATCATCGGCCTTGCCGACCTGGTCAAAGCTGCACAGGACGCCGGTAAAAGCACTTATCAACTGTTCTACTTCCTGGTTCTCGCCGCGTTGATCTATCTGCTGATCACCAGTGCTTCCAACTTCATCCTGCGCTGGCTCGAACGCCGCTACGCCGCCGGTGCCCGGGAGGCCGTACGATGA
- a CDS encoding ligase-associated DNA damage response DEXH box helicase, with protein MAKSPDHAKTWFSARGWKPFAFQKQVWAAVKNGESGLLHASTGAGKTYAVWFAALNRFARSPPAIETSRKRKPPAEPLTVLWITPMRALAADTARALQAPVDDLQIPWSIGLRTGDTSSSERARQSRRLPTTLITTPESLTLLLARADAQVALSSLRMIVVDEWHELLGNKRGAQLQLALAHLRHWQPGLIVWGVSATLGNQSHAEQVLIPQGGGISIQGQSEKSLKVDTLLPPAIERFPWAGHIGLKMLPQVVTELDACASTLVFTNTRAQSEIWYQALLEARPDWAGLIALHHSSLSRETRDWVEQALKDGQLKAVVCTSSLDLGVDFLPVERVLQIGSAKGIARLMQRAGRSGHAPGRTSRVTLVPTHSLELLEAAAARDAVEQRRIEPRLSPHKPLDVLVQHLVSMALGGGFLPDELYEEVRSAWAYRDLTPADWAWALAFVRHGGMSLTAYPDYRRVEPDEHGVWRVPDARLARRHRMSIGTIVSDASIQLKFWSKGGGGKQLGSVEEGFIARLKPGDGFLFAGRLLELVRVENMTAYVKRSTAKKAAVPRWNGGRMPLSSELAEAVVRRFSAAAQGEFVGPEMQALRPLLETQMRWSGLPTAENLLAEVLKSREGWHLFLYPFAGRQVHLGLASLLAWRVSQRQPVTFSIAVNDYGLELLSATPIDWAEYLNSDLFNADDLLEDVLASLNAGELALRRFREIARIAGLVFAGYPGAPKSTRQVQASSGLFFEVFKQYDADNLLLAQAGEEVLREELDIRRLEQTLERINQMKLDVHQVKRPTPLGFPLLVERMRESMSSEKLADRIRRMVGDLEKSADKAKSS; from the coding sequence ATGGCGAAATCTCCCGACCACGCAAAAACCTGGTTCAGCGCCCGCGGCTGGAAGCCGTTCGCCTTTCAGAAACAGGTGTGGGCGGCGGTAAAAAACGGCGAGTCCGGGCTGCTCCACGCCAGCACGGGCGCCGGTAAAACCTATGCGGTGTGGTTTGCGGCGCTCAATCGCTTCGCCCGCTCGCCACCTGCCATCGAAACATCGCGTAAACGAAAACCGCCGGCCGAACCACTGACCGTCCTGTGGATCACTCCCATGCGCGCCCTCGCCGCCGATACCGCGCGCGCCTTGCAAGCACCTGTCGATGACCTGCAGATCCCGTGGAGCATCGGCCTGCGCACCGGTGACACCAGCAGCAGCGAACGCGCTCGGCAGAGCCGACGCCTGCCGACCACGCTGATCACCACCCCGGAAAGCCTGACGCTGTTGCTGGCCCGCGCCGATGCACAAGTCGCGCTGTCGAGTTTGCGCATGATCGTCGTCGATGAGTGGCACGAACTGCTGGGCAACAAGCGCGGCGCGCAACTGCAATTGGCCCTGGCCCACCTGCGCCATTGGCAACCGGGGCTGATTGTCTGGGGCGTCTCCGCCACCCTCGGTAATCAATCCCACGCCGAGCAGGTGCTAATTCCGCAGGGTGGCGGCATCAGTATTCAGGGACAGAGCGAAAAATCGCTGAAGGTCGACACCCTCCTCCCACCGGCCATCGAGCGTTTTCCCTGGGCCGGGCACATCGGTCTGAAAATGTTGCCGCAGGTCGTTACCGAACTCGACGCTTGCGCCAGCACCCTGGTATTCACCAACACCCGGGCGCAATCGGAAATCTGGTATCAGGCACTGCTGGAGGCTCGGCCGGACTGGGCCGGCTTGATCGCTCTGCATCACAGCTCACTGTCTCGCGAGACGCGCGACTGGGTTGAGCAGGCCTTGAAGGACGGGCAACTGAAAGCCGTGGTTTGCACCTCAAGCCTGGATCTGGGCGTGGATTTCCTGCCGGTCGAGCGCGTATTGCAAATAGGCTCGGCCAAGGGTATCGCACGCTTGATGCAACGCGCCGGACGCTCCGGTCATGCACCGGGACGCACGTCGCGAGTGACACTGGTGCCGACGCACAGCCTTGAATTGCTCGAGGCGGCTGCCGCCCGTGACGCCGTCGAACAACGGCGTATCGAACCACGCCTGTCACCGCACAAACCGCTGGATGTACTGGTGCAGCATTTGGTCAGCATGGCCCTCGGTGGCGGATTTTTACCCGATGAGTTGTACGAAGAAGTCCGCAGCGCCTGGGCTTATCGTGACCTGACACCCGCCGATTGGGCTTGGGCGCTGGCTTTCGTACGCCATGGCGGGATGTCTCTGACAGCCTATCCGGACTATCGCCGGGTTGAACCGGACGAGCACGGCGTCTGGCGTGTACCCGATGCGCGATTGGCTCGGCGTCATCGCATGAGCATTGGCACCATCGTCAGCGATGCCAGTATCCAGCTTAAGTTCTGGAGCAAGGGCGGCGGCGGTAAACAGCTGGGCAGTGTCGAGGAAGGCTTCATTGCCAGACTCAAACCGGGCGACGGTTTCCTGTTTGCGGGACGTTTGCTGGAACTGGTACGGGTGGAAAACATGACGGCTTACGTCAAACGCAGTACTGCGAAAAAAGCCGCCGTACCGCGCTGGAATGGCGGGCGGATGCCGCTGTCGAGCGAACTGGCGGAAGCGGTGGTCAGGCGTTTCAGTGCCGCCGCGCAAGGTGAGTTTGTCGGCCCGGAAATGCAGGCGCTGCGCCCGTTGCTGGAAACCCAGATGCGCTGGTCCGGCTTGCCCACCGCCGAAAACCTGTTGGCCGAGGTGCTGAAATCCCGCGAAGGCTGGCACCTTTTCCTCTATCCATTTGCCGGAAGGCAGGTGCATCTGGGCCTGGCGAGTCTGCTGGCGTGGCGCGTCAGTCAGCGCCAGCCCGTAACGTTCTCCATCGCGGTGAACGATTACGGCCTGGAATTGCTCAGCGCCACGCCGATCGACTGGGCCGAGTATTTGAATAGCGATCTCTTCAATGCCGATGATTTACTGGAGGACGTTTTGGCCAGTTTGAATGCCGGCGAGTTGGCCCTGCGCCGGTTCCGTGAAATCGCGCGGATTGCCGGGCTGGTCTTCGCCGGCTACCCCGGTGCGCCAAAAAGCACCCGTCAGGTGCAGGCGTCCAGCGGCTTGTTTTTCGAAGTGTTCAAACAATACGACGCCGATAATCTGTTGCTGGCGCAGGCCGGGGAAGAAGTCCTGCGGGAAGAACTGGATATTCGTCGCCTGGAACAGACATTGGAGCGGATCAACCAGATGAAACTGGACGTGCATCAGGTTAAACGTCCTACACCGCTAGGGTTTCCGCTGCTGGTGGAACGCATGCGCGAAAGCATGAGTTCGGAAAAACTCGCTGATCGCATCAGGCGCATGGTCGGCGATCTGGAGAAGTCCGCCGACAAAGCTAAATCATCATGA
- the pdeM gene encoding ligase-associated DNA damage response endonuclease PdeM translates to MSAPFPVRLAGEDLWLLPEKALYWPAQQALLIADVHFGKAAAYRSLGQPVPQGTTASNIAVIDRLLAKLPCRQLIFLGDFLHGPGSHAVGTLHALAQWRARHVDLPMTLIRGNHDKRAGDPPQSLNIRVVPEPLLIGPFALQHEPDPHPERHVLAGHIHPVYRLHGKGRQSLRLACFRLGERISLLPAFGAFTGGYAVEREESSRIFVIGDNEIWPVS, encoded by the coding sequence ATGAGCGCGCCATTCCCTGTGCGCCTGGCGGGTGAAGACCTTTGGTTACTGCCGGAAAAAGCCCTGTACTGGCCGGCACAACAGGCGCTGCTGATCGCCGACGTGCATTTCGGCAAGGCCGCCGCTTACCGCAGCCTTGGCCAACCGGTCCCGCAAGGCACCACGGCGAGCAATATCGCGGTGATTGATCGATTGCTGGCGAAACTGCCCTGCCGGCAATTGATCTTTCTTGGCGATTTCCTCCACGGACCCGGCTCGCATGCCGTAGGGACGCTGCACGCGCTGGCGCAATGGCGGGCGCGTCATGTTGATCTGCCGATGACGCTGATCCGCGGCAATCACGACAAACGCGCCGGCGACCCGCCGCAATCACTGAATATCCGGGTAGTGCCGGAACCGCTGCTGATCGGGCCATTCGCCTTGCAACATGAACCCGATCCGCATCCAGAAAGACACGTGCTGGCCGGTCACATCCACCCGGTCTACCGACTGCACGGCAAAGGTCGGCAGAGCTTGCGTCTGGCGTGTTTCCGGCTCGGCGAGCGCATCAGCCTGCTACCGGCATTCGGAGCGTTTACCGGCGGGTACGCGGTCGAGCGGGAGGAGAGTTCGAGGATTTTCGTCATCGGCGATAACGAAATATGGCCAGTCAGTTGA
- a CDS encoding succinylglutamate desuccinylase/aspartoacylase family protein: MRHLIHDLLAPLPGTARQIHSFHFGPEQAKGKVYIQSSLHADELPGMLVAWHLKQRLAELEAAGRLRSQIVLVPVANPVGLEQVLMDVPLGRYELESGQNFNRWFVDLSEEIGNAIEGKLNDDPQHNLELIRTHLRNALARQTASTQLQSQRLTLQRLACDADMVLDLHCDFESVVHLYTTPEAWPQVEPLARYIEAQASLLATDSGGQSFDECFTLLWWQLKERFGEHFEIPLGSFSVTVELRGQGDVTHPLASRDCQALIDYLIQSDAIVGETKPQPPLPYPATPLAGVEPVTTPVGGLLVYTATAGQYLQAGQQIAEIIDPINDRITPIHCTSAGVMYARSLRRMATAGMVIAHVAGAEAYRSGYLLSP; this comes from the coding sequence ATGCGCCACCTGATCCATGACTTGCTGGCCCCGCTGCCGGGGACCGCACGGCAGATCCACAGCTTCCACTTCGGCCCGGAGCAGGCCAAGGGCAAGGTCTACATTCAGTCCTCGCTGCATGCCGACGAACTGCCAGGCATGCTCGTTGCCTGGCACCTCAAGCAGCGTCTGGCCGAGCTCGAAGCCGCTGGCCGCCTGCGCAGCCAAATCGTGCTGGTGCCGGTGGCCAACCCGGTCGGCCTCGAACAAGTGCTGATGGACGTGCCGCTGGGCCGCTACGAACTGGAGAGCGGGCAGAACTTCAACCGCTGGTTCGTCGACCTCAGTGAAGAAATCGGCAATGCCATCGAAGGCAAGCTGAACGACGATCCGCAGCACAACCTCGAATTGATCCGCACGCACCTGCGCAACGCCCTCGCCCGCCAGACCGCCAGCACGCAACTGCAATCCCAGCGTCTGACCCTGCAACGGCTGGCCTGCGATGCCGACATGGTGCTCGACTTGCACTGCGACTTCGAGTCGGTGGTGCACCTCTACACCACGCCCGAAGCGTGGCCGCAGGTTGAGCCGCTGGCGCGCTACATCGAAGCGCAGGCGAGCCTGCTGGCCACCGATTCCGGCGGTCAGTCGTTCGATGAATGCTTCACGTTGCTGTGGTGGCAATTGAAAGAGCGCTTCGGCGAACACTTCGAGATTCCGCTGGGCAGTTTCTCGGTGACCGTCGAGTTGCGCGGTCAGGGTGACGTCACCCATCCGCTGGCCAGCCGCGACTGCCAGGCGCTGATCGATTATCTGATCCAGTCCGATGCGATCGTCGGCGAAACCAAACCGCAGCCGCCGTTGCCGTACCCCGCCACGCCACTGGCGGGTGTGGAACCGGTGACTACGCCGGTCGGCGGCTTGCTGGTATACACCGCCACGGCGGGGCAATACCTGCAAGCCGGGCAACAGATCGCCGAAATCATCGACCCGATCAACGACCGGATCACCCCTATTCATTGCACCAGCGCCGGCGTGATGTACGCCCGCTCGCTGCGCCGCATGGCCACTGCCGGCATGGTTATCGCCCATGTCGCGGGCGCTGAAGCCTATCGCAGCGGCTACTTACTTTCGCCTTGA
- a CDS encoding cold-shock protein, whose protein sequence is MSNRQTGTVKWFNDEKGFGFITPQSGDDLFVHFKAIQSDGFKSLKEGQQVSFIATRGQKGMQAEEVQVI, encoded by the coding sequence ATGTCTAATCGCCAAACCGGTACCGTTAAGTGGTTCAACGATGAAAAAGGCTTCGGCTTCATCACCCCACAATCCGGTGACGACCTGTTCGTTCACTTCAAAGCTATCCAATCCGACGGCTTCAAAAGCCTGAAAGAAGGCCAACAGGTTTCTTTCATCGCTACCCGCGGTCAGAAAGGCATGCAAGCTGAAGAAGTACAAGTTATCTAA
- a CDS encoding MGMT family protein yields MKDPLDSVENDAQIRRTALYSTLAQVPEGKVVSYGQLAELAGLGRAARWVGRTLSQLPGDTRLPWHRVLGAGGRISLPVGSPSGDEQRARLRMEGITVLNNRVDIQRHGWRPVEHSG; encoded by the coding sequence GTGAAAGACCCGCTCGACAGCGTTGAAAACGATGCGCAAATCCGACGCACGGCACTCTACTCGACGCTCGCCCAAGTGCCCGAAGGCAAAGTCGTCAGCTATGGTCAGTTAGCTGAACTGGCCGGTTTGGGGCGCGCCGCCCGCTGGGTCGGCCGCACCTTGAGTCAGTTGCCCGGTGATACCAGGCTGCCCTGGCACCGTGTACTGGGTGCCGGCGGTCGGATCAGCCTGCCGGTGGGCAGCCCGTCGGGCGATGAACAACGGGCACGATTGCGCATGGAAGGCATCACCGTCCTGAACAATCGTGTGGATATTCAGCGCCATGGCTGGCGTCCGGTAGAGCACAGCGGTTAG
- a CDS encoding DUF481 domain-containing protein: MLSRSLLCLAVFSASTPLLADTVWLKNGDKLSGTITVFDGGKLLIQTKYAGAVTIDWKEVKTLDSDQHLLVKQDAYTGEVSKSLTAAEDGKVTLANGEAPKTVELASIQQILKPKPVVEDLVWKGNVDLALDYQRAEKDTDDYDVGFKTTARHGRWRHTAEGEYNREVQDDETTTDNWRAEYALDRFLTDKWFWQGRLNYKRDHIEELARQRVVGTGPGYQFWDDELGAFSLGSLFNRTDYEYRDGSKDNFYSVAMKWDYNRYLIGKKVEFFTNGEIGKPLSDVANYALDAEMGLRYKVTDWASLNLKAERDIISGTNDADLNKTRYTAGFGVAW, encoded by the coding sequence ATGTTGTCCAGATCCTTGCTGTGCCTTGCTGTCTTCAGTGCGTCCACGCCCCTGCTTGCCGACACCGTCTGGTTGAAGAACGGTGACAAGTTGAGCGGCACCATCACCGTGTTCGATGGCGGCAAGCTGTTGATCCAGACCAAATACGCCGGTGCGGTGACGATTGACTGGAAAGAGGTGAAGACGCTCGACAGCGATCAGCACTTGCTGGTCAAGCAGGATGCCTACACCGGTGAAGTCTCCAAATCGCTGACGGCTGCCGAAGATGGCAAGGTCACCCTGGCCAACGGCGAGGCGCCGAAAACCGTCGAGCTGGCGAGCATTCAGCAGATTCTCAAACCGAAACCGGTGGTCGAGGATCTGGTGTGGAAGGGCAATGTCGACCTGGCGCTGGACTATCAGCGCGCCGAGAAGGACACCGATGACTACGATGTCGGCTTCAAGACCACGGCACGGCATGGGCGCTGGCGTCATACCGCCGAGGGTGAATACAACCGCGAAGTGCAAGACGACGAGACCACCACCGACAACTGGCGCGCCGAATACGCACTCGACCGCTTCCTTACCGATAAGTGGTTCTGGCAGGGCCGTCTGAACTACAAGCGTGATCACATCGAAGAACTGGCTCGCCAGCGTGTGGTCGGTACCGGTCCTGGCTACCAGTTCTGGGATGACGAGTTGGGCGCATTCTCACTCGGCTCGCTGTTCAACCGCACCGATTACGAGTATCGCGATGGCAGCAAAGACAACTTCTATTCCGTCGCGATGAAGTGGGATTACAACCGTTACCTGATCGGCAAGAAAGTCGAGTTCTTCACCAATGGTGAAATCGGCAAGCCGCTGTCGGATGTGGCCAACTACGCGCTGGATGCGGAAATGGGCCTGCGTTACAAGGTCACCGACTGGGCCTCGCTTAACCTCAAGGCCGAGCGTGACATCATCAGTGGCACCAACGATGCCGATCTGAACAAGACCCGTTACACCGCGGGGTTTGGTGTGGCCTGGTAA
- the dcd gene encoding dCTP deaminase gives MSIKSDKWIRRMAQEHGMIEPFVERQMRGSDDNRVISYGVSSYGYDVRCTNHFKVFTNINSSIVDPKNFDPGSFVDVHSDVCIIPPNSFALASTVEYFRIPRNVLTICLGKSTYARCGIIVNVTPLEPEWEGHVTLEFSNTTNLPAKIYANEGVAQMLFLESDEECEVSYKDRGGKYQGQRGVTLPRT, from the coding sequence ATGAGCATCAAATCGGACAAGTGGATTCGCCGCATGGCGCAGGAACACGGCATGATCGAACCGTTCGTCGAGCGCCAGATGCGCGGCAGCGACGACAACCGTGTGATCTCCTACGGTGTGTCGAGCTACGGCTACGATGTGCGTTGCACCAATCACTTCAAGGTGTTCACCAACATCAACTCGTCGATCGTCGACCCGAAAAACTTCGATCCGGGCAGCTTTGTCGACGTCCACAGCGACGTCTGCATCATTCCGCCGAACTCGTTCGCGCTGGCCAGCACCGTTGAATACTTCCGGATTCCGCGCAATGTCTTGACCATCTGCCTGGGCAAAAGCACCTACGCGCGTTGCGGCATCATTGTTAACGTCACGCCGCTCGAGCCTGAGTGGGAAGGCCACGTGACACTGGAATTCTCCAACACCACCAACCTGCCGGCGAAGATCTACGCCAACGAAGGCGTGGCGCAGATGCTCTTCCTCGAATCCGACGAGGAATGTGAAGTGTCTTACAAGGATCGCGGCGGCAAGTACCAGGGCCAGCGTGGTGTGACCTTGCCGCGCACCTGA